One genomic segment of Arthrobacter sp. JZ12 includes these proteins:
- a CDS encoding SDR family oxidoreductase — protein MDTGLKGKNVLVPGSSSGIGLAIAQALADEGANVVLAARREDVVQAEAGKLPSAVGIGLDLNEDGAPERLVQEAEKAFGPIDVLVLNSGGPAPGGAVDVSDEQALAAVNQLLLQHIKLVSLVLPGMRERGWGRIVAVGSSGIQSPLPNLALSNIGRAGLAGYLKTLANEVAADGITVNMVLPGRIDTDRVASLDAAAAKRTGKTPEEARASSEATIPAGRYGKPEEFAAVVAFLASERAAYVTGEQIRCDGGLVRSY, from the coding sequence ATGGATACCGGACTCAAAGGGAAGAACGTGCTGGTGCCGGGGTCGAGCTCCGGCATCGGGCTGGCCATCGCGCAGGCGCTGGCAGACGAGGGCGCCAACGTGGTGCTCGCCGCCCGCCGCGAGGACGTGGTGCAGGCCGAGGCCGGGAAGCTGCCGTCCGCCGTCGGAATCGGACTGGACCTGAACGAGGACGGTGCGCCCGAGCGACTGGTTCAGGAGGCCGAGAAGGCGTTCGGGCCGATCGATGTGCTGGTGCTCAACAGCGGCGGGCCGGCTCCGGGAGGGGCGGTCGACGTCTCGGATGAACAGGCGCTGGCCGCCGTGAACCAACTGCTGCTGCAGCACATCAAGCTCGTGTCACTGGTGTTGCCCGGGATGCGGGAGCGGGGCTGGGGGCGGATTGTCGCCGTCGGCTCCTCCGGAATCCAGAGCCCGCTGCCGAACCTGGCGCTGTCCAACATCGGCCGCGCGGGGTTGGCCGGGTACCTGAAGACTCTTGCCAACGAGGTCGCCGCCGACGGGATCACCGTGAACATGGTGCTGCCCGGCCGGATCGACACCGACCGGGTGGCGTCGCTGGATGCCGCCGCGGCGAAGCGGACAGGCAAGACCCCGGAGGAAGCGCGAGCGTCCTCTGAGGCGACTATCCCCGCGGGCCGGTACGGCAAGCCGGAGGAGTTTGCCGCCGTCGTCGCCTTCCTGGCGAGCGAGCGCGCAGCATACGTGACCGGTGAGCAGATCCGCTGCGACGGCGGACTGGTGAGGAGCTACTGA
- a CDS encoding fumarylacetoacetate hydrolase family protein, with translation MKNTLHLCAIREGDSEVAAVVHPSRGLALVLELVPGFHGDIRDVLTGGLLDQLESAALTADDDTFRDPASVEYGAPYRHPRMLWGIGLNYVEHASDLSEGVPEEPASFIKGDHTVIGPGEDIPIPSQSERTTAEAEVAVVIGKYCRNVEVEDALDYVAGVVPVLDQTAEDILQRNPRFLTRSKNFPGFFSFGPRIVPLAEAVGDGMLADMEVSTVVNGEVLRANTVSHMRYSPEYLISFHSKVMPLYPGDIISTGTPGAIHIKPGDVAEARVARVGTLTNPVVQGP, from the coding sequence ATGAAGAACACCCTGCACTTGTGCGCGATCCGCGAGGGCGATTCCGAGGTCGCCGCGGTGGTACATCCGTCCCGCGGACTGGCGCTGGTCCTCGAACTGGTTCCCGGGTTCCACGGCGACATCCGCGATGTGCTCACCGGTGGGTTGCTGGACCAGCTTGAGTCCGCTGCCCTCACGGCCGACGACGATACCTTCCGGGACCCTGCCTCCGTCGAGTACGGTGCGCCCTACCGGCATCCGCGGATGCTGTGGGGCATCGGGCTGAACTACGTGGAGCACGCGTCCGATCTGTCCGAGGGTGTGCCGGAGGAGCCGGCGTCGTTCATCAAGGGCGACCACACCGTCATCGGCCCCGGCGAGGATATTCCCATCCCGTCGCAGAGCGAGCGGACCACGGCGGAGGCGGAGGTCGCCGTCGTCATCGGAAAGTACTGCCGCAATGTGGAGGTGGAGGACGCGCTGGACTATGTGGCCGGCGTCGTGCCCGTGCTGGATCAGACGGCCGAGGACATCCTGCAGCGGAATCCGCGCTTCCTGACGCGGTCGAAGAACTTCCCGGGCTTCTTCTCGTTCGGGCCGCGAATTGTGCCGCTGGCCGAGGCGGTGGGCGACGGAATGCTCGCAGACATGGAGGTGTCCACGGTGGTCAACGGCGAGGTGCTGCGGGCCAACACCGTCTCCCACATGCGCTACAGCCCCGAGTACCTGATCAGTTTCCACTCGAAGGTGATGCCGCTGTACCCCGGCGACATCATCTCCACCGGCACACCGGGCGCGATCCACATCAAGCCGGGAGACGTCGCTGAGGCGCGGGTGGCCCGCGTCGGCACTCTGACCAATCCTGTTGTCCAGGGGCCGTGA
- a CDS encoding HAMP domain-containing sensor histidine kinase, which translates to METPAAEPLGAAQKGNSPSRWKVSSWKLRTKLSVLTLLLLTAICSALGILGYAAVNVILTQQLDRELHEASNRTIRFGDPIPRRTSQVERDALPNQGAGTLSAYRSDGEVYFSALYSIDEEHEDLPPADIPIINSLPESSEPAERLLSVGRYRLIAVDDTEGDILITGLPTADRDATLNSLASAMAGISLAGLIVTGLSAAFVIRRTLRPLDNLSKVATNVAELPLDVGEVVLAARVTSGSPQTEVGNMGHAFNKMLDHVASALNARQRSETQVRQFVADASHELRTPLAAIRGHSELIRMTEHLGPKGDASLRRVESETQRMTTLVEDLLLLAWLDEGHSAVDEDVDITELIIEAVSDIRITAPEQQWSVHLPEEPVVIRGNANHLRQVLINLLSNAHKHTSPGTTVVTSVTMENDQIRLTVTDDGPGIPPEFLDHVFSRFTRADKARTGGHATSGLGLSIVDAIVRAHQGQITVHSEPGSTSFTVRLPKGTNSAHPRSISPDASSTRGA; encoded by the coding sequence ATGGAGACTCCGGCGGCTGAGCCCTTAGGGGCTGCACAAAAGGGGAACTCTCCCTCCCGCTGGAAGGTTTCCTCGTGGAAACTGCGGACTAAGTTGTCGGTGTTGACCCTGCTCCTACTCACCGCGATATGCAGTGCGTTGGGCATTCTTGGCTACGCCGCGGTGAATGTAATCCTCACCCAACAACTTGACCGCGAACTGCACGAGGCCTCGAACCGAACGATCAGGTTTGGAGACCCCATACCCCGGCGGACATCACAGGTGGAAAGGGACGCTCTGCCCAATCAAGGCGCAGGCACGCTCAGCGCCTACCGATCCGATGGTGAAGTCTATTTTTCCGCGCTGTACTCCATCGATGAGGAACACGAGGATCTACCGCCTGCAGACATCCCAATAATCAACAGTCTGCCCGAAAGCAGCGAGCCCGCGGAGCGCTTACTGTCCGTAGGCCGGTACCGCCTGATCGCTGTGGATGACACGGAAGGGGACATCCTCATAACAGGACTGCCTACAGCTGATAGAGACGCCACCTTGAATTCACTGGCAAGCGCAATGGCCGGCATTTCCCTAGCAGGGCTTATTGTCACCGGACTCTCAGCGGCATTCGTCATCCGCCGAACTCTTCGCCCCTTGGATAACCTGTCGAAAGTAGCAACCAACGTCGCCGAATTACCCCTCGATGTGGGGGAAGTTGTATTGGCTGCACGTGTTACCTCAGGTTCCCCTCAAACCGAAGTGGGCAACATGGGACACGCCTTCAATAAAATGCTCGATCACGTTGCCAGTGCCCTCAACGCTCGACAGCGCAGCGAAACGCAAGTCCGTCAGTTTGTGGCAGATGCCAGCCATGAGTTGCGCACACCTTTGGCTGCGATCCGAGGCCACTCCGAGCTGATTCGAATGACAGAACACCTTGGGCCAAAAGGCGACGCTTCACTGCGGAGGGTTGAATCCGAGACTCAAAGAATGACCACCCTCGTTGAAGATCTGCTCCTCCTCGCCTGGCTCGATGAGGGCCACTCCGCGGTCGATGAGGACGTCGACATAACGGAACTCATCATCGAGGCCGTAAGTGACATCCGGATTACCGCTCCTGAGCAACAGTGGAGCGTGCATCTCCCCGAGGAGCCCGTCGTCATCCGCGGAAATGCAAATCACCTGCGCCAAGTCCTCATCAACCTCCTCTCCAACGCGCACAAGCACACCAGTCCTGGAACCACTGTCGTGACAAGCGTGACCATGGAGAACGATCAGATCAGGCTCACGGTGACCGACGATGGCCCCGGCATTCCGCCCGAATTCCTCGACCACGTCTTCTCCCGCTTCACCCGTGCCGACAAAGCACGAACCGGCGGGCACGCGACGTCAGGGTTGGGATTGTCTATAGTCGACGCAATCGTTCGTGCTCACCAAGGGCAGATCACTGTGCACAGTGAACCGGGTAGCACCAGCTTCACCGTCCGTCTTCCAAAGGGCACGAACTCCGCTCATCCCCGGTCGATATCGCCAGATGCGTCCAGCACAAGGGGTGCCTAG
- a CDS encoding CoA transferase, with translation MGTSGAAGPLAGIRVADFSRVLAGPYASMMLADFGADVIKVESPAGDDTRSWTPPVDAHGVGTYFSSVNRNKRSVVCDLRTDEGLHRARELALNADVVIENFRPGVMKKFGLDYETLHAEKPDLIYCSITGFGATAGAHLPGYDLLVQAVGGLMSVTGSRDSEPSKVGVALVDVLTGQNAVVGILAALRHRDAAGRGQRIEVNLLSSLLAGLVNQASSTLATGEAPQRMGNAHPSIAPYETLRTADGPLAVAVGNDRQFGALVRILGIPRLAEDHRFRTNTERVAHRVELKALLEEQLAGRPAAEWSAVLSAEGVPAGKVNSIKEALELAGQLGLDPAVVMNDDAGPRTSHQVANPIHLSETPASYRRLPPLLGEHDGAAFASLSPASVSPTSTTTSTSTGK, from the coding sequence ATGGGCACCTCTGGAGCTGCCGGTCCCCTTGCGGGCATCCGGGTGGCGGACTTCTCGCGCGTGCTGGCGGGACCGTACGCGTCGATGATGCTCGCCGATTTCGGAGCGGACGTCATTAAGGTGGAGAGCCCGGCCGGGGATGACACGCGGTCGTGGACGCCGCCGGTCGACGCGCACGGCGTCGGCACGTACTTCTCGAGCGTGAACCGGAACAAGCGCTCGGTGGTTTGCGACCTGCGGACTGACGAGGGACTCCACCGGGCGCGTGAGCTGGCGCTGAACGCCGACGTCGTCATCGAGAATTTCCGGCCCGGCGTGATGAAGAAGTTCGGGCTGGACTACGAGACGCTGCACGCCGAGAAGCCCGACCTCATCTACTGCTCCATCACCGGATTCGGTGCGACGGCGGGAGCCCACCTTCCCGGGTACGACCTCCTGGTGCAGGCGGTCGGCGGGCTGATGAGCGTCACCGGGTCGCGTGATTCGGAGCCGAGCAAGGTGGGCGTGGCCCTGGTGGACGTGCTCACCGGGCAGAACGCCGTCGTCGGAATTCTGGCGGCGCTGAGGCACCGGGACGCGGCCGGGCGGGGGCAGCGGATTGAGGTGAACCTGCTGTCGTCGCTGCTGGCGGGGCTGGTGAACCAGGCGTCGAGCACGCTGGCCACCGGCGAGGCGCCGCAGCGGATGGGGAACGCGCATCCGTCGATCGCGCCGTACGAGACGCTGCGCACCGCAGACGGGCCGCTCGCCGTCGCTGTGGGGAACGACCGGCAGTTCGGCGCGCTGGTGCGGATCCTCGGGATCCCGCGGCTGGCTGAGGACCACCGGTTCCGGACCAATACGGAGCGCGTGGCGCACCGCGTCGAGCTGAAGGCGCTGCTCGAGGAGCAGCTGGCCGGGCGGCCCGCCGCCGAGTGGTCCGCCGTCCTGTCCGCCGAGGGCGTGCCGGCCGGGAAGGTGAACTCCATCAAGGAGGCGCTGGAGTTGGCTGGGCAGCTAGGGCTGGATCCCGCCGTCGTGATGAACGACGACGCCGGCCCGCGCACCAGCCACCAGGTCGCCAACCCGATCCATCTGTCCGAAACCCCAGCCAGCTATCGGCGCCTGCCGCCGTTGCTCGGCGAGCACGACGGCGCGGCGTTCGCGTCGCTCTCCCCTGCGTCTGTCTCCCCCACGTCCACCACCACCTCCACCTCGACGGGAAAGTAA
- a CDS encoding acyl-CoA dehydrogenase family protein, whose translation MTVDLLSIDSLLSEEELSLRARVRSFVESEIKPNIAGWYEDAVFPLEIVPKMAELGLLGMHIKGYGCPGRSSVEYGLAAMELEAGDSGLRTFVSVQGSLAMSALAKHGSEEQKNEWLPRMAKGEVIGCFGLTEPGSGSDPGSMTTNARRDGDGWVLNGAKRWIGLATVAQVAIIWAMTDDGIRGFVVPTDSPGFTATAITQKLSMRASIQCDITLEDVRLPESAMLPNAKGLRGPFECLNEARYGIIWGAMGAARDSYEAALAYSKERLQFGKPLTGYQITQQKLVNMALEINKGTLVALQTGRLKDAGTLEPWQISVGKLNNCREAIQICREARAMLGGNGITLDYSPLRHANNLESVRTYEGTDEVHTLILGNKITGTQAFR comes from the coding sequence ATGACTGTTGACCTGTTGTCCATTGACTCGCTCCTGTCTGAGGAGGAGTTGTCGCTGCGTGCGCGTGTCCGCTCATTTGTGGAGTCGGAGATCAAGCCGAACATCGCCGGGTGGTACGAGGATGCGGTGTTCCCGCTGGAGATCGTGCCGAAGATGGCGGAACTGGGGCTGCTCGGCATGCACATCAAGGGGTACGGTTGCCCCGGCCGCAGCTCGGTGGAGTACGGGCTGGCGGCGATGGAACTGGAGGCCGGCGACTCGGGGCTGCGGACGTTCGTGAGTGTGCAGGGGTCGCTGGCGATGAGCGCTCTGGCCAAGCACGGGTCCGAGGAGCAAAAGAACGAGTGGCTGCCGCGGATGGCCAAGGGCGAGGTGATTGGCTGCTTCGGGCTGACAGAGCCGGGGTCGGGGTCCGATCCGGGGTCGATGACCACCAACGCCCGGCGCGACGGCGACGGCTGGGTGCTCAACGGTGCCAAGCGGTGGATCGGGCTGGCAACGGTTGCACAGGTCGCGATCATTTGGGCCATGACCGACGACGGCATCCGCGGCTTTGTGGTGCCGACCGACTCGCCGGGGTTCACGGCGACCGCAATCACGCAGAAGCTGTCGATGCGGGCGTCGATCCAGTGCGACATCACGCTTGAGGACGTGCGACTGCCGGAGTCGGCGATGCTGCCGAACGCGAAGGGGCTGCGTGGGCCGTTCGAGTGCCTGAACGAGGCGCGGTACGGGATCATCTGGGGTGCGATGGGTGCTGCGCGGGACAGTTACGAGGCGGCGCTGGCGTATTCGAAGGAGCGTCTGCAGTTCGGCAAGCCGCTGACCGGGTATCAGATCACGCAGCAGAAGCTAGTGAACATGGCGCTGGAGATCAACAAGGGAACGTTGGTCGCCCTGCAGACCGGACGGCTGAAGGATGCCGGGACGCTGGAACCGTGGCAGATCTCTGTGGGGAAGCTGAACAACTGCCGCGAGGCGATCCAGATCTGCCGGGAGGCGCGGGCGATGCTCGGCGGCAACGGGATCACCTTGGACTATTCGCCGCTGCGGCATGCGAACAACCTGGAGAGCGTGCGCACGTACGAGGGCACCGATGAGGTGCACACCCTGATCCTGGGCAACAAGATCACGGGTACGCAAGCGTTCCGGTGA
- a CDS encoding DUF6414 family protein — MTIQNDAGYGLAHPIYLDVQMMLSFLAHLEGGVSVSESERTTATGARERFLKARGGIRAKLFAIGDANFEGEGSQQNRDETQVESQTERHHTEASLFNLLYDYLTEDGKTIRLDDPGQLTEVQNGQLVEFSGEFLGNPIENVLAFFDAFLPYIEEDEPAKVEPAPTVQTRAQKSRSGNPAVKASTQHQVQQPVVEENPSEEGIRVLRRMSQDIKSAPVHDLLFRTEHELEAVVTVASLYYSATTTEHLRAGEFRVIGKVTRVLEEGQSINLMRRTVLGVAGPALANDVLNSVTNSDDFNLDVPDAIVSGPAIQVLPMAIFI, encoded by the coding sequence GTGACCATTCAGAATGATGCTGGCTACGGGTTGGCCCACCCCATCTATCTAGATGTGCAAATGATGTTGAGTTTTCTTGCGCATCTTGAAGGCGGAGTTTCGGTCTCGGAGAGCGAAAGGACCACTGCCACTGGGGCTCGTGAGCGATTTCTGAAGGCTCGTGGGGGAATTCGTGCGAAGCTCTTCGCGATTGGTGACGCGAACTTCGAAGGCGAAGGGAGCCAGCAAAATCGGGACGAAACCCAGGTTGAATCTCAAACGGAACGACATCATACTGAGGCGAGCCTCTTCAACCTGCTATATGACTACCTGACCGAAGATGGGAAAACGATTCGCCTTGACGATCCCGGTCAGCTCACTGAAGTGCAGAATGGGCAGTTGGTAGAGTTTTCTGGTGAGTTCCTAGGGAACCCAATTGAGAATGTCCTTGCGTTCTTCGATGCGTTTCTGCCCTATATCGAGGAGGATGAGCCGGCGAAGGTCGAACCTGCGCCTACGGTTCAGACTAGAGCTCAAAAGAGTCGCTCTGGCAATCCCGCAGTCAAAGCCTCGACACAGCATCAAGTCCAGCAACCAGTCGTCGAGGAGAATCCTTCGGAAGAGGGCATTCGTGTGTTGCGGCGGATGAGTCAAGATATAAAGTCAGCGCCTGTCCACGATCTTCTGTTTCGGACCGAACACGAGCTCGAAGCCGTGGTCACGGTGGCTTCGCTTTACTACTCCGCCACCACAACTGAGCATCTGCGCGCTGGCGAGTTCCGCGTCATCGGAAAGGTGACCAGAGTGCTGGAGGAAGGCCAATCCATAAATCTGATGCGAAGAACAGTTCTTGGAGTGGCAGGACCTGCCTTGGCGAACGACGTTCTCAATTCGGTTACGAACTCAGATGACTTCAATCTGGACGTTCCCGACGCGATTGTGAGCGGACCGGCTATACAGGTGCTTCCCATGGCTATCTTCATTTGA
- a CDS encoding AAA family ATPase: MKFRVIDGFGAVSKPPHETLVLLRRNSWDDFTFKTSFEAELLRPVGDPVDLGLVKILRAGQRTGPTTFEANEFEALGSDYCSLGQDIEFYEKLTALAEEERVVFLRSIRDAATDKEIAATFEGEEGWNKSLLRFGQAEHTLASASSLFDGTEPSEGIMFFTHRSRELDAEIRFDFDDSDVLPGRCKVLIGYNGVGKTRLLADLARATSKVGQSPENHGGSESLFSAVLAVSYSAFDTFELPPSAGHTFNGGGDADHQPVTTYFGYTYCGLRRLENGQASSQLKSIHELTIELSDAFRLACSRDASALNQALRDLELDPSFGRSGLSLSKWVTVGELPDEELGMLSAGQKIVINIIVQLGAHLRNRSLVLIDEPETHLHPSLLAALLRGTQKLLDGFDSFAIIATHSPVVLQEVPAKDVQVIERFGSTIRAVDPQLETFGAGLGELTHEAFGLDNSVSDYRTVIRELAQKLSHDELEQLFPLGLSSQARALALRARGASRTR, translated from the coding sequence GTGAAATTTCGCGTGATCGACGGTTTCGGAGCCGTCAGCAAACCGCCCCATGAGACCCTCGTCCTACTAAGGCGCAACTCGTGGGACGACTTCACGTTCAAAACTTCCTTCGAAGCGGAATTGCTGCGCCCGGTCGGCGACCCAGTCGACCTTGGACTTGTCAAGATCCTCAGAGCTGGACAGCGGACGGGCCCGACAACGTTCGAAGCCAATGAATTCGAAGCGCTGGGCAGCGATTACTGCTCGCTCGGCCAAGACATCGAATTCTACGAGAAGCTGACTGCTCTTGCTGAAGAAGAGCGAGTCGTCTTCCTGCGATCGATCCGAGATGCCGCGACGGATAAGGAGATAGCCGCAACATTTGAAGGCGAAGAAGGCTGGAATAAGTCGCTACTCCGATTCGGACAGGCCGAGCACACTCTTGCTTCCGCAAGCTCGCTCTTCGATGGAACGGAACCCTCCGAAGGAATAATGTTCTTTACTCATCGAAGCCGTGAGCTCGATGCAGAGATCCGTTTCGACTTTGATGACTCAGACGTGCTTCCCGGACGTTGTAAGGTTTTGATCGGCTACAACGGCGTTGGCAAGACGCGGTTACTCGCCGACCTAGCGAGGGCAACAAGTAAGGTAGGACAATCTCCGGAGAATCATGGAGGAAGTGAAAGTCTGTTCAGCGCTGTCCTGGCGGTCTCGTATAGCGCGTTCGATACCTTTGAACTGCCTCCATCGGCTGGCCATACGTTCAACGGAGGCGGCGACGCTGATCACCAGCCCGTAACAACGTATTTTGGATACACCTATTGTGGACTCCGCCGCCTAGAAAATGGCCAAGCTAGTTCCCAACTGAAATCGATTCACGAGCTGACTATCGAGCTTTCAGACGCTTTCCGCCTAGCCTGCAGCCGCGATGCAAGCGCACTTAATCAAGCACTCAGAGACCTCGAACTGGACCCTTCATTCGGACGATCAGGCTTGAGCTTATCAAAATGGGTTACCGTCGGTGAGTTACCTGACGAAGAATTGGGGATGCTCAGCGCCGGACAGAAGATTGTGATCAACATCATCGTTCAGCTGGGCGCACATCTTCGTAATCGCTCTCTAGTTCTAATCGACGAGCCAGAAACACATTTGCATCCTTCCCTTTTAGCAGCCCTCCTGCGGGGAACTCAAAAACTTCTAGACGGCTTCGATTCATTCGCGATTATCGCCACTCACAGTCCAGTCGTCCTTCAAGAGGTGCCTGCCAAAGATGTGCAGGTGATTGAGAGGTTCGGCAGTACCATTCGCGCTGTTGACCCTCAGCTTGAAACGTTCGGAGCCGGGCTCGGCGAACTTACGCATGAGGCGTTCGGACTCGACAACTCTGTGTCTGACTACCGTACTGTGATTCGCGAACTCGCACAGAAGTTGAGCCATGATGAGCTCGAGCAACTGTTTCCCCTAGGGCTCAGCAGTCAGGCCCGAGCTCTAGCTCTGCGCGCCAGAGGTGCTTCGCGAACGAGATGA
- the lhgO gene encoding L-2-hydroxyglutarate oxidase codes for MTATRYGIIGGGILGTAVARRLLQQQPDAQVTVLEKEQELAAHQTGRNSGVVHAGLYYIPGSLKATLCRRGVGLLKEYCGERNLAYDEIGKVLVARNAEEESRLGGILDRARANGVPGVGIIGWDELREIEPHVEGVAGLHSPSTAIVDYGAVTRALADDVVTAGGTVHTGFEVTGLTTRGNETLVTGRHNGTETWEIFDSVIICAGLQSDRVAKLAGDKEDPKIVPFRGEYYLLKPEKRSLVKGLVYPVPDPRYPFLGVHLTPRTDGEVMVGPNAVLALAREAYGWGTVSPRDLGDAVGYPGFRAFAKQHWRTGAVEMLGSLSKRRFVNEARKYVPELTIDDVVPGPSGIRAQALDRDGSLVDDFRITRHGSVLAVRNAPSPAATSSLAIAEHIVAEVLEVAASDRKETA; via the coding sequence ATGACAGCCACCCGCTACGGGATCATCGGCGGCGGTATCCTGGGGACCGCCGTCGCGCGCCGGCTGCTGCAGCAGCAGCCCGATGCCCAGGTGACGGTGCTCGAGAAGGAGCAGGAACTCGCCGCCCACCAGACCGGACGCAACTCCGGCGTGGTGCACGCGGGCCTGTACTACATTCCCGGGTCCCTGAAGGCGACCCTGTGCCGGCGGGGCGTGGGGCTCTTGAAGGAGTACTGCGGCGAGCGTAACCTCGCCTATGACGAAATCGGCAAGGTACTTGTCGCCCGCAACGCCGAGGAGGAATCCCGGCTGGGCGGCATTCTGGACCGCGCCCGGGCCAATGGCGTCCCGGGTGTGGGGATCATCGGCTGGGATGAGCTTCGGGAAATCGAGCCGCACGTCGAGGGCGTCGCCGGGCTGCACTCCCCCTCCACAGCGATCGTTGACTACGGGGCGGTGACGCGCGCGCTGGCGGACGACGTCGTTACCGCCGGTGGCACTGTGCACACCGGCTTCGAGGTCACCGGGCTGACCACCCGCGGCAATGAGACGCTCGTGACCGGGCGGCACAACGGAACCGAGACCTGGGAGATCTTCGACTCGGTGATCATCTGCGCCGGGCTGCAGTCGGACCGCGTTGCCAAGCTGGCGGGCGACAAGGAGGACCCGAAGATCGTCCCGTTCCGCGGCGAGTACTACCTGCTGAAGCCGGAGAAGCGTTCGCTCGTGAAGGGCCTCGTGTACCCGGTGCCCGACCCGCGCTATCCGTTCCTCGGCGTGCACCTGACCCCGCGGACCGACGGCGAGGTGATGGTCGGCCCCAACGCGGTGCTGGCGCTGGCCCGCGAGGCGTACGGCTGGGGCACGGTGTCCCCGCGCGACCTGGGCGACGCCGTCGGCTACCCCGGCTTCCGAGCCTTCGCCAAGCAGCACTGGCGCACCGGTGCCGTCGAAATGCTGGGCTCCCTGAGCAAGCGCCGGTTCGTGAACGAGGCGCGAAAGTACGTGCCGGAACTGACAATCGACGACGTCGTTCCCGGCCCCAGCGGCATCCGCGCCCAAGCGCTGGACCGCGACGGATCGCTGGTGGACGACTTCCGCATCACCCGACACGGCTCCGTGCTGGCGGTGCGGAATGCGCCGTCGCCGGCTGCGACGTCGTCGTTGGCTATCGCCGAGCACATCGTCGCCGAAGTTCTTGAAGTTGCCGCCTCCGACCGGAAGGAAACTGCATGA
- a CDS encoding dihydrodipicolinate synthase family protein — MTHLKKGLWGVLATPFTGPQFALDTESLTREVELYTRIPATGMVVLGVFGEGATLDTGEQILAISTVVEATGETPVVVGLSSRTTAVAIEQGRTAVNAAGPNLAALMVQANTPQPDVLVQHLTAVHDATGADIVLQDYPVASGVKISTAQILAVVERCPFIAAVKSEAPPTAAAIAALTRATDVPVFGGLGGVGLLDELAAGAAGAMTGFSHPEALQLAITAHDDGGFRAARDAFAPWLPLANFEGQPGIGLALRKEILKRRGIIAEALVRPPAPTLPAELADMIDAHLDAVKELA, encoded by the coding sequence ATGACGCATCTGAAGAAGGGCCTCTGGGGCGTGCTGGCCACGCCGTTCACCGGGCCGCAATTCGCCCTCGACACCGAGTCCCTCACCCGCGAGGTGGAGCTGTACACGCGCATCCCCGCCACCGGCATGGTGGTGCTCGGGGTATTCGGTGAGGGCGCGACGCTCGATACCGGCGAGCAGATCCTCGCCATCTCTACGGTGGTGGAGGCGACCGGTGAGACGCCCGTCGTCGTCGGGTTGTCCTCGCGAACAACTGCGGTTGCGATTGAGCAGGGCCGGACGGCGGTCAACGCCGCGGGGCCGAACCTTGCGGCGCTGATGGTGCAGGCAAACACTCCGCAGCCGGACGTCCTGGTCCAGCACCTCACCGCCGTCCACGACGCGACCGGCGCCGACATCGTGCTGCAGGACTACCCGGTCGCTTCGGGCGTGAAGATCAGCACGGCACAGATCCTCGCCGTAGTCGAACGGTGTCCGTTCATCGCGGCCGTGAAGTCGGAGGCGCCGCCGACCGCTGCGGCGATCGCCGCGCTGACGAGGGCTACCGATGTGCCGGTGTTCGGTGGGTTGGGCGGCGTCGGGCTGCTTGATGAACTCGCCGCGGGCGCGGCAGGTGCCATGACCGGCTTCTCCCATCCGGAAGCGCTGCAGCTTGCCATCACCGCGCACGACGACGGCGGCTTCCGCGCTGCCCGCGACGCCTTTGCACCGTGGCTGCCGCTGGCGAACTTCGAAGGCCAGCCCGGGATCGGCCTGGCGCTGCGGAAGGAGATCCTGAAGCGGCGCGGCATCATCGCCGAGGCGCTGGTCCGGCCGCCCGCACCGACGCTGCCTGCTGAGCTTGCCGACATGATTGACGCCCACCTCGACGCTGTTAAGGAGCTTGCCTAG